A single Pantoea rwandensis DNA region contains:
- the dbpA gene encoding ATP-dependent RNA helicase DbpA yields MTAFSTLTQLPASQLDNLREMGFDAMTPIQAASLPAILEGRDVRAQAKTGSGKTAAFGIGLLQRIDISRFQTQALVLCPTRELADQVSNVLRQLARFTRNIKILTLCGGQPMSAQRDSLVHAPHIVVGTPGRILDHLKRDNLDLNALQTLVLDEADRMLEMGFRDDMEAIIGFTPEARQTLLFSATWPDTIASLSQRFQRDALAVATEDKAELPAIEQQFIEASAHERGNLLSALLSQQQPSSCVVFCNTKRECDDIAAALNDRQISALALHGDLEQRDRERVLIRFANGSIRVLIATDVAARGLDIKSLALVVNFQLAWDPEVHIHRIGRTGRAGEKGLAVSFVAPDEMVRANALEEYLSQKLNWVSSATLKGKAAQALPATKMTLCIDGGRKAKIRPGDILGALTGEAGFSGDQIGKIDLTQTHAYVAIDAAQAKKALIKLKEGKIKGKSVRAILLK; encoded by the coding sequence GTGACCGCTTTTTCTACCCTGACGCAACTTCCTGCCAGCCAACTCGACAACCTGCGCGAGATGGGCTTCGACGCCATGACACCTATTCAGGCGGCTTCATTGCCCGCTATTCTTGAAGGGCGCGATGTGCGTGCGCAGGCGAAAACCGGCAGCGGTAAAACGGCAGCCTTTGGTATTGGCTTGCTGCAACGCATCGATATCAGCCGCTTCCAGACCCAGGCTTTGGTGTTATGCCCTACCCGCGAATTGGCGGATCAGGTGAGTAACGTGCTGCGCCAACTCGCGCGCTTCACGCGCAACATTAAAATTTTGACGTTGTGTGGCGGCCAGCCGATGAGCGCGCAGCGCGATTCGCTGGTGCATGCCCCGCATATTGTGGTCGGCACGCCGGGCCGTATCCTTGATCATCTCAAGCGTGACAACCTCGACCTCAACGCACTGCAGACGCTGGTGCTAGATGAAGCCGATCGCATGCTGGAGATGGGGTTCCGCGACGACATGGAAGCCATCATCGGGTTCACGCCGGAAGCACGTCAGACACTGCTGTTTTCTGCCACCTGGCCAGACACTATTGCCAGCCTCAGCCAGCGCTTCCAGCGTGATGCATTGGCCGTGGCCACGGAAGACAAAGCCGAACTGCCTGCTATTGAGCAACAGTTTATTGAAGCCAGCGCCCATGAGCGCGGCAACCTGCTGAGTGCATTACTTAGCCAGCAGCAGCCGTCTTCCTGCGTGGTGTTCTGTAATACCAAACGTGAATGTGATGATATCGCCGCCGCGTTGAACGATCGTCAGATCAGCGCGTTGGCGCTGCATGGCGATCTGGAACAGCGCGACCGTGAGCGCGTCCTGATCCGATTCGCCAATGGCAGCATCCGCGTGTTGATTGCCACCGATGTGGCCGCGCGCGGGCTGGATATCAAATCGCTGGCGTTAGTGGTGAACTTCCAGTTGGCCTGGGATCCTGAGGTGCATATCCACCGCATCGGCCGCACCGGTCGCGCGGGTGAGAAAGGGTTAGCCGTGAGCTTTGTCGCGCCCGATGAAATGGTGCGTGCTAATGCACTGGAAGAGTATCTGAGCCAGAAACTCAACTGGGTTTCCTCCGCCACCTTGAAGGGCAAAGCGGCGCAAGCTCTGCCTGCCACTAAAATGACGCTGTGCATTGATGGTGGGCGCAAAGCCAAAATCCGCCCGGGCGATATTCTCGGTGCTCTCACCGGTGAAGCCGGATTTAGCGGCGATCAGATCGGCAAGATCGACCTGACGCAGACGCATGCTTATGTCGCGATCGATGCGGCACAGGCGAAGAAAGCGCTGATCAAGCTGAAAGAAGGCAAGATCAAAGGCAAAAGCGTCCGCGCCATCCTGCTGAAGTAA
- a CDS encoding chemotaxis protein, translating into MDNFQKEIDERANLALSNKFELLLFRLGSDQLKGKSELYGINVFKLREIVPMPTITRAAGMQSPLLGMASIRGQFIPVIDLPAVTGCKPETGLNLLLVTEYARSTQAFAVESVENIVRLDWNQVHTAEAGIGSRNITSIACLDTDGQSNNLAMVLDVEQILYDIIPSVRGVEPSAETAKDFNLKPGQVAIVAEDSKVARQLLEQGLKSMGIPAIMHNTGLEAWIKINEMQKEAAAAGESIHDKIALVLTDLEMPEMDGFTLTRNIKRDDALRQIPVVIHSSLSGSANEDHVRKVGADGYVAKFEINELSSVIHRVLEKKR; encoded by the coding sequence ATGGATAATTTTCAGAAAGAGATCGATGAACGCGCTAACCTTGCGCTTTCCAATAAATTCGAACTGCTGCTGTTCCGCCTGGGTTCCGATCAGCTGAAAGGCAAATCTGAGCTCTACGGCATCAACGTATTCAAACTGCGTGAAATCGTGCCAATGCCGACCATTACCCGTGCGGCGGGTATGCAATCACCGCTGCTCGGTATGGCCAGTATTCGCGGTCAGTTTATCCCGGTCATCGACCTGCCCGCGGTGACCGGTTGCAAACCGGAAACCGGCCTCAATCTGCTGCTGGTCACCGAATATGCGCGCAGCACGCAGGCCTTTGCTGTGGAGTCGGTGGAAAATATTGTGCGCCTGGACTGGAATCAGGTGCACACCGCTGAAGCCGGCATTGGTAGCCGCAATATCACCAGTATCGCCTGCCTCGACACCGACGGTCAGAGTAACAACCTGGCGATGGTGCTGGACGTTGAGCAAATTCTGTATGACATCATCCCTTCCGTGCGCGGCGTTGAGCCGAGTGCTGAAACGGCGAAAGACTTCAACCTCAAGCCCGGCCAGGTGGCGATTGTCGCGGAGGACTCCAAAGTCGCGCGCCAGCTACTGGAGCAGGGCCTGAAAAGCATGGGCATTCCAGCCATCATGCATAACACCGGTCTGGAAGCCTGGATCAAAATTAACGAGATGCAGAAAGAAGCCGCAGCGGCAGGCGAGTCGATCCACGACAAGATCGCGCTGGTGTTGACCGATCTCGAAATGCCAGAGATGGATGGTTTTACGCTCACGCGCAATATCAAACGCGACGACGCATTACGCCAGATTCCGGTGGTGATCCACTCCTCGCTCTCCGGCAGTGCCAACGAAGACCACGTGCGTAAAGTCGGCGCCGATGGCTATGTGGCGAAATTTGAGATTAACGAACTGTCGAGCGTCATTCATCGCGTACTGGAGAAGAAACGCTAA
- a CDS encoding methyl-accepting chemotaxis protein, whose translation MLSLKNMKVGARLGIAFALVVALLGVVGVTSIMKINNIKNGITSIVEDRYVKVRLGFDVRDGVNDQIKYLRGMVIDTLRPENNVQRYKQLDEATERTNSAMKKIEAIQVTEIGKKKIAGLLAASQLFEQQKNEVLDLVRAGKLEEASTYVLKKITSTQNAYLDSAVAFANSQSDQLRKEGSGIIDDGSTAIEITLIFSAIAIAASVLLGFMLTRSIVRPLNEAVGIAEKVAAGDLSSHIEVSGKDETAVLMQALQAMNDNLLTIVSNVRAGSDTIAVASNQISSGNIDLSSRTEQQASSLEETASAMEQMTATVKHNADNAREANQLVATTSTVAKEGGVVMEQVIEKMEAITLSSKKIVDIISVIDSIAFQTNILSLNAAVEAARAGEQGRGFAVVATEVRNLAQRSASAAKEIKVLIEDSVSKVDEGSRLVTHAGTTIGEVVNSVKSVADIMSEITIASSEQSSGISEINLAITQMEAVTQQNAALVQEASAASQALQEQADRLAQSMSVFKTAAV comes from the coding sequence ATGTTGAGCTTAAAGAATATGAAAGTGGGCGCCCGTTTAGGGATAGCCTTCGCGCTTGTCGTGGCCCTACTGGGCGTAGTCGGTGTGACGTCGATTATGAAAATTAACAACATCAAAAATGGCATCACCTCAATTGTGGAAGACCGCTATGTCAAAGTCCGTTTGGGTTTTGACGTGCGCGATGGCGTGAACGATCAGATCAAATACCTGCGCGGCATGGTGATTGACACGCTGCGTCCGGAAAATAACGTGCAACGTTATAAGCAGTTGGATGAGGCAACCGAGCGCACCAACAGCGCCATGAAAAAGATTGAAGCCATTCAGGTTACCGAAATCGGTAAAAAGAAAATCGCCGGCCTGCTGGCCGCCAGCCAACTGTTTGAGCAGCAAAAGAATGAAGTGCTGGATCTGGTTCGTGCAGGCAAGCTCGAGGAAGCCAGCACTTATGTGCTGAAGAAAATCACCAGCACCCAGAACGCCTACCTTGATAGCGCGGTGGCTTTTGCCAACTCACAGTCAGATCAACTGCGCAAAGAGGGCTCTGGCATTATTGATGACGGCTCTACCGCCATCGAAATCACGCTGATCTTCTCGGCGATCGCGATTGCCGCCTCCGTGCTGCTTGGCTTTATGCTGACGCGCTCAATTGTGCGTCCGCTGAATGAAGCGGTGGGCATTGCCGAGAAAGTCGCGGCGGGCGACCTCAGTTCACACATTGAAGTTAGCGGTAAAGACGAAACCGCCGTGCTGATGCAGGCACTGCAGGCGATGAACGATAACCTGCTGACGATTGTGTCAAACGTACGCGCCGGTTCTGACACAATTGCCGTCGCGTCGAATCAGATCTCCAGCGGTAACATCGATCTCTCATCCCGTACCGAACAGCAGGCCAGCTCGCTGGAAGAGACCGCCTCTGCCATGGAGCAGATGACCGCGACCGTGAAGCACAATGCGGATAACGCGCGTGAAGCTAATCAGCTGGTGGCCACCACCTCAACCGTCGCCAAAGAGGGTGGCGTGGTGATGGAACAGGTCATCGAGAAGATGGAAGCGATCACCCTCTCTTCTAAGAAGATCGTCGATATCATCAGCGTGATCGATTCCATTGCCTTCCAGACCAACATTCTCTCACTCAACGCTGCGGTTGAAGCCGCTCGCGCGGGTGAACAAGGCCGTGGATTTGCCGTGGTGGCGACAGAAGTGCGCAATCTGGCACAGCGCTCCGCCTCTGCCGCGAAAGAGATCAAAGTCCTGATTGAAGATTCAGTCTCGAAAGTGGATGAAGGCAGCCGTCTGGTGACACATGCGGGAACCACCATTGGTGAAGTGGTGAACAGCGTGAAGAGCGTGGCGGATATCATGAGTGAAATCACCATTGCCAGCAGCGAACAAAGCAGCGGTATCAGTGAGATCAATCTGGCTATTACCCAGATGGAAGCGGTCACTCAGCAGAATGCCGCGTTGGTGCAGGAAGCCTCTGCCGCTTCACAAGCGTTGCAGGAGCAGGCCGATCGACTGGCGCAGTCAATGAGCGTCTTCAAGACAGCGGCAGTGTAA
- a CDS encoding HAAAP family serine/threonine permease has translation MDNSQTVAQGTVEAHSTGWRKSDTVWMLGLYGTAIGAGVLFLPINAGAGGLIPLIIMTILAFPMTYYAHRALTRFVLSGRNPGEDITEVVEEHFGVGAGKIITLLYFFAIFPILLMYSVAITNTVDSFIEHQLGMVSPPRVVLSLVLIIGMMTVVRFGEQMIVKAMSVLVFPFVAVLMLLAAYLVPHWHGAALETLSFSQGTGDSSIWMTLWLAIPVMVFSFNHSPIISSFAVAKRNEYGAGAEKKCSRILASAHLMMVVTVMFFVFSCVLSLSPADLQAAKDQNITILSYLANHFNVPMIAWMGPIVAMVAITKSFLGHYLGAREGFNGIVVKSLRSRGKNVSPQRLNRVTTGFMLLTTWLVATWNPSILGMIETLGGPIIAMILFLMPMYAIQKVPAMRQYSGKISNVFVVIVGLLAISSIAYSLMN, from the coding sequence ATGGACAACTCACAAACCGTTGCGCAGGGCACGGTTGAGGCCCATTCAACAGGCTGGCGTAAAAGTGATACCGTGTGGATGCTGGGCCTCTACGGTACAGCGATAGGCGCAGGCGTTTTGTTCCTGCCTATCAATGCAGGTGCAGGTGGTCTAATCCCCCTGATTATTATGACAATCCTCGCGTTCCCCATGACCTACTATGCACACCGTGCTCTGACGCGCTTTGTGCTGTCGGGTAGAAATCCCGGTGAAGATATTACTGAAGTGGTGGAAGAGCATTTCGGGGTGGGCGCCGGCAAAATCATCACCTTGCTTTATTTCTTCGCTATTTTCCCGATCCTGCTGATGTACAGCGTGGCAATCACCAACACCGTCGACAGCTTCATCGAGCACCAACTTGGTATGGTGTCGCCGCCGCGCGTGGTGCTGTCATTGGTCCTGATCATTGGCATGATGACCGTGGTGCGCTTTGGCGAGCAGATGATCGTGAAAGCGATGAGCGTGCTGGTGTTCCCGTTTGTCGCGGTGCTGATGTTGCTGGCGGCTTATCTGGTACCACACTGGCACGGCGCAGCCCTGGAAACGCTGTCGTTCAGCCAGGGAACGGGCGATAGCAGCATCTGGATGACGCTGTGGCTGGCGATTCCGGTGATGGTGTTCTCCTTCAACCACTCGCCGATTATCTCGTCGTTTGCGGTGGCGAAGCGCAATGAATATGGCGCAGGCGCGGAAAAGAAATGCTCACGCATTCTCGCCAGCGCACACCTGATGATGGTGGTGACGGTGATGTTCTTCGTCTTCAGCTGCGTGCTGAGCCTGTCACCCGCGGATTTGCAGGCGGCGAAAGATCAAAACATCACCATTCTTTCCTATCTGGCGAACCATTTTAATGTGCCGATGATTGCCTGGATGGGACCGATTGTGGCGATGGTCGCCATCACCAAATCGTTCCTCGGCCACTATCTGGGCGCGCGTGAAGGCTTCAATGGAATTGTGGTGAAATCGCTGCGCAGCCGGGGAAAAAACGTATCGCCTCAGCGTCTGAACCGCGTGACAACCGGCTTTATGCTGCTGACCACCTGGCTGGTTGCCACCTGGAATCCGAGCATTCTCGGGATGATTGAAACTCTGGGCGGACCGATCATTGCGATGATTCTGTTCCTGATGCCGATGTACGCGATTCAGAAAGTCCCGGCGATGCGTCAGTACAGTGGCAAAATCAGCAATGTGTTTGTGGTCATTGTTGGCCTGTTAGCGATTTCGTCGATTGCGTATTCGCTGATGAATTAA
- a CDS encoding glycosyltransferase family 2 protein → MNEKPLFSIIIPVYNSQKTIKRTLLSVLNQTFSNYEIVVVNDGSTDSTLNVLEEFSRYSQVTVINQRNAGVSAARNSGLQQASGEYVLFLDADDWVDDDFLMIFKQNLEAWPTESIDLMVGNLNDGRVGKVSRAGFFSNEDIPYVLGELEMSDNIGYLHNKCYRRQILSELNLRFIEGISMSEDLLFNLKFFSCISNFLVTQGTPYHYEDVAGSLSKQKVHYSELKVRKQFLTTLYDSIVEKYQGSNLDYLLKGISKRVLALDMQIVTAMYHSSFSPADIAQEINEIKRGKYSKGIFILLNKNEKLKYMIMNLNTITAYYFLYALYRMRAF, encoded by the coding sequence ATGAATGAAAAACCACTTTTCAGTATTATTATTCCCGTCTATAACTCACAAAAAACCATCAAGCGGACATTGCTGAGTGTGCTTAATCAGACATTCAGTAATTATGAAATTGTGGTGGTCAATGATGGTAGCACTGATTCAACCCTAAACGTACTGGAGGAGTTTTCACGTTATTCTCAGGTCACGGTGATCAACCAAAGGAACGCCGGTGTCAGCGCGGCTCGCAATAGCGGGTTGCAGCAGGCCAGTGGGGAATATGTTCTGTTCCTCGATGCAGATGATTGGGTGGATGATGATTTCCTGATGATCTTCAAACAGAATCTGGAGGCATGGCCAACGGAGTCGATAGATCTGATGGTAGGCAACCTCAACGACGGTCGCGTGGGCAAGGTCTCTCGGGCTGGCTTCTTCAGCAATGAGGATATTCCTTATGTGCTCGGTGAGCTGGAGATGAGCGACAACATTGGTTATTTGCATAACAAGTGTTATCGCCGTCAGATACTGAGTGAGCTGAACCTGCGCTTTATCGAGGGGATCTCGATGAGTGAGGACCTGTTATTTAACCTCAAATTCTTCAGCTGTATTAGCAATTTTCTGGTCACTCAGGGAACGCCCTACCATTATGAAGATGTTGCCGGTTCATTATCCAAGCAAAAGGTTCATTACAGCGAGCTTAAAGTCAGGAAACAGTTTCTGACCACGCTGTATGATTCTATCGTTGAGAAATATCAGGGAAGCAATCTCGATTACCTGTTAAAAGGCATTTCAAAACGCGTGCTGGCGTTAGACATGCAAATTGTCACAGCGATGTATCATTCGTCGTTTTCACCTGCGGATATTGCGCAGGAAATTAATGAAATAAAGCGGGGGAAATACTCGAAAGGGATTTTCATTCTGCTGAATAAAAATGAAAAACTGAAGTACATGATTATGAATTTGAATACTATCACAGCGTACTATTTCCTTTATGCACTCTACAGAATGCGCGCATTCTGA
- a CDS encoding oligosaccharide flippase family protein, producing the protein MKDKLKNSMWMIAEKLIAVFGLIFVTSYVAKYVGPTTFGIISLSMLVFQFIQSIAVMGSDVILLKRISQNRHSGIRLMMATFLLVMLIYCGLALSGMVIMGEAWSSEALVFICAAAIACLFSSIDLVNIYNEAMLNARLNVIANVIGLAISLSVRFIISYLQLDPQFLAIPIVLATLLPFSIKLAIFWRYHRQGPIPALRHIKKYSRYMVASGISLVFSVIAIAIYTRVNQLSVSYFLGVKEAGIFAVAMTLATSWVFLPNALLASFFPAFFAERDDEQSIIKAQKLHLLVLGVSAIVIMAIWQLSGWFIRDFYGEAYLDAIAPTLLLSVGAMCGVLSSLMDRFIIKYNGYRFLVKKTFAVLIICLASSILLVPLLGLTGAALSVVLTEFLSFSLLNYFFTAQPVMRIHQIFFNPRKLWQLFVNYKTSDSKESLS; encoded by the coding sequence GTGAAAGATAAATTAAAAAATTCGATGTGGATGATTGCTGAAAAACTCATCGCGGTGTTTGGTCTGATTTTTGTGACGTCCTATGTCGCGAAATATGTTGGACCGACCACCTTCGGCATTATCTCACTCTCCATGCTGGTGTTTCAGTTTATTCAGTCGATCGCCGTTATGGGCAGCGATGTGATTTTGCTGAAGCGTATTTCGCAAAATCGTCATTCAGGTATTCGCCTGATGATGGCGACCTTTCTGCTGGTGATGCTGATTTACTGCGGTTTAGCGCTCAGCGGCATGGTGATCATGGGAGAGGCGTGGAGCAGTGAAGCGCTGGTATTTATCTGCGCAGCGGCGATTGCCTGTCTGTTCTCGTCGATTGATCTGGTCAATATCTACAACGAGGCCATGCTCAACGCCCGACTCAATGTGATCGCCAATGTGATTGGCCTCGCAATCAGTCTGTCAGTGCGCTTCATTATTTCATATCTGCAGCTGGATCCTCAGTTTCTGGCGATCCCCATTGTGCTGGCCACATTGCTGCCGTTCAGCATCAAGCTGGCGATCTTCTGGCGCTATCATCGCCAGGGGCCGATCCCCGCGCTGCGCCACATCAAAAAGTATTCGCGCTACATGGTGGCTTCCGGCATTTCGCTGGTGTTCTCGGTAATCGCCATCGCGATTTATACCCGCGTCAACCAACTCAGCGTTTCGTATTTCCTTGGCGTAAAAGAGGCGGGGATATTTGCTGTCGCCATGACGCTGGCAACCTCATGGGTGTTTTTACCCAACGCCTTGTTGGCCTCATTTTTTCCGGCGTTCTTTGCCGAGCGTGATGATGAGCAGTCAATTATCAAAGCGCAAAAACTGCATCTGCTGGTGCTGGGAGTATCCGCCATCGTGATCATGGCGATATGGCAACTCTCGGGCTGGTTTATCCGTGATTTTTACGGCGAGGCGTATCTCGATGCCATCGCGCCGACGCTGTTGCTCAGTGTGGGTGCGATGTGTGGTGTGCTCAGCAGCTTAATGGACCGTTTTATTATTAAGTACAACGGTTATCGCTTTTTAGTGAAAAAGACCTTTGCGGTATTAATTATCTGCCTGGCATCGTCCATTTTATTGGTGCCACTTTTGGGTTTAACCGGCGCTGCCCTCAGCGTGGTATTAACCGAATTCCTCTCTTTCTCGCTGCTTAATTATTTCTTCACTGCGCAACCGGTGATGCGTATTCATCAGATTTTTTTCAACCCCAGGAAACTATGGCAGTTATTTGTCAATTACAAAACCTCAGACAGTAAAGAGAGTTTATCATGA
- a CDS encoding amylovoran biosynthesis protein AmsF — protein MIEVNSFAELRTTTPTKNGDLAFLRRYNVDSTFHGGGDFTGFIGTTTAADDGGTLAIGNGFYWKRVINDPSDVNVYHFGAKGDGYANDTDAVNRMLTWTQNYSGNVKDLPIRFPGGKFLISPIDISGTDNAFFGLQGDDVELGSLPRTTIISDKSANPVFKVKARRTSIRGIAWNGQASADITTNKGTITADMCSNVQPFFENTCIEGTTVNIYCFRAQNNGGTVIKVLDTLDSKFDQIYTLYTYARVFDVGWSNSPNGVWDHSTAIEICNCNFQTGYGDATLYMPRCTQGILRNVWIEHTRNPGDLSDGGWTIDTLNIEDCGNPFNLNNARVVMRQINLQSGAKVSNDLVAGRWLSTFEYGYRRDESYGSFLTGSLRAGYYSGYKITNNTSTDNWYRLGQLFFPNANQQWVMEFIGKADATQPTGTAGTPVNVASSGKTWINLQRLDTVWADAFHMGQPAILDMRYGRVGTTYAVVWVKLKANSGDTMLNLKNTGPTRFDSGSCSLFQSDLSVVTDTTTMGTLKPAARFGMHNGLAGIGANEKGVLTVATAAGTPTNKTTPTGFVLVNINGVDRKLPYYD, from the coding sequence ATGATCGAAGTTAATTCATTTGCAGAACTGCGCACCACCACGCCGACTAAAAATGGCGATCTGGCGTTTTTGCGCCGCTACAACGTGGACTCCACCTTCCATGGAGGCGGTGACTTTACCGGTTTTATTGGCACCACCACCGCGGCAGACGATGGTGGTACCTTAGCCATTGGTAATGGCTTCTACTGGAAACGCGTGATTAACGATCCTTCTGACGTGAACGTCTATCACTTTGGTGCCAAAGGGGACGGTTATGCCAATGACACGGACGCGGTTAATCGCATGCTAACCTGGACGCAGAATTACAGCGGTAATGTTAAGGACCTGCCGATTCGTTTTCCCGGCGGGAAGTTTTTGATCAGTCCAATTGATATCAGCGGCACCGATAACGCCTTCTTTGGCCTGCAGGGTGATGATGTTGAGCTGGGGTCACTGCCGCGTACCACGATTATCTCGGATAAGAGTGCCAACCCGGTATTCAAGGTGAAGGCGCGCCGCACCTCGATTCGCGGCATTGCCTGGAATGGTCAGGCCTCGGCCGATATCACCACCAACAAAGGCACCATCACTGCCGATATGTGCAGCAACGTCCAGCCGTTCTTCGAAAATACCTGTATCGAAGGCACCACGGTAAACATCTACTGTTTCCGCGCACAGAATAACGGCGGCACGGTGATTAAAGTGCTGGACACGCTAGACAGCAAATTTGACCAGATTTATACCCTCTACACCTATGCGCGCGTCTTCGATGTGGGCTGGTCAAATTCACCCAACGGTGTATGGGATCACTCTACCGCGATTGAGATTTGTAACTGTAACTTCCAGACGGGTTATGGTGACGCCACGTTGTATATGCCGCGCTGTACACAGGGGATTTTGCGCAATGTGTGGATCGAGCACACGCGTAATCCAGGGGACTTGTCGGATGGTGGCTGGACCATTGACACGCTCAATATCGAGGATTGCGGCAATCCTTTCAATCTCAATAATGCGCGCGTGGTGATGCGTCAAATCAACCTGCAATCCGGCGCGAAAGTGTCGAACGATCTGGTTGCCGGCAGATGGCTCTCCACCTTCGAATATGGCTATCGCCGTGACGAGAGTTACGGCAGTTTCCTGACCGGATCGTTACGTGCCGGCTATTATAGCGGCTACAAAATCACCAATAACACTTCAACCGACAACTGGTATCGCCTGGGGCAGTTGTTCTTCCCCAATGCGAACCAGCAGTGGGTGATGGAGTTTATTGGTAAAGCCGATGCCACCCAGCCCACCGGTACCGCCGGCACCCCGGTTAACGTGGCCAGTAGCGGCAAAACCTGGATCAATTTGCAACGGCTGGATACGGTGTGGGCGGATGCCTTTCATATGGGGCAGCCCGCCATCCTGGATATGCGTTACGGCCGTGTCGGCACCACTTATGCCGTGGTGTGGGTGAAGCTGAAAGCCAACAGTGGCGACACGATGCTGAACCTGAAAAATACCGGTCCGACGCGATTCGATAGCGGTTCCTGCTCGCTGTTCCAGTCTGATCTGTCGGTCGTTACCGATACCACCACCATGGGCACATTGAAGCCAGCCGCACGCTTTGGCATGCACAATGGGCTGGCGGGGATTGGTGCTAATGAGAAGGGCGTGCTGACGGTAGCCACCGCTGCCGGAACGCCAACCAATAAAACCACGCCAACCGGCTTTGTGCTGGTAAATATCAACGGTGTTGACCGTAAACTGCCCTACTACGACTGA
- a CDS encoding glycoside hydrolase family protein, with product MSQIIAILNFEEGYREAPYLDTQGFPTVAGGIRIGPKGASLSNYIFQVPRRVGDVWKQCIVENKVQEMNQRALVQQALSKCSEARCDVLISMAYQLGVDGLSLFRGMLSAITQGDFNGAANAMLDSLWARQTPGRARRHAEVMRSGSYDIYRGLL from the coding sequence ATGAGCCAGATTATTGCCATTTTGAATTTTGAAGAGGGCTACCGTGAGGCGCCCTACCTTGATACGCAAGGGTTTCCTACCGTGGCCGGCGGTATCCGCATCGGACCAAAAGGAGCCTCACTCAGCAACTACATCTTCCAGGTCCCGCGACGAGTGGGGGATGTGTGGAAGCAGTGCATTGTGGAAAACAAAGTGCAGGAGATGAACCAGCGTGCTCTGGTGCAGCAAGCGCTAAGCAAGTGCAGTGAGGCGCGCTGTGATGTGCTGATCAGCATGGCATACCAATTGGGCGTCGATGGATTGTCCCTGTTTCGCGGCATGCTGAGTGCCATCACGCAGGGGGACTTTAACGGCGCTGCCAATGCCATGCTCGACAGCTTGTGGGCACGGCAAACGCCCGGGCGCGCACGGCGCCACGCAGAGGTGATGCGCAGCGGCAGCTACGACATTTATCGGGGGCTGTTATGA
- a CDS encoding S24 family peptidase, which produces MVKKESNRQAFTARLIAACDSAGIVGHGRNKQVAQALQERGCRISTPGVWKWFNAQSIPDDSNLLALSQLLDVRVEWLQFGMEKPAATIGQQTLMDPQHLFRVESLDIGQRSAQGIAARDDLVETIQAIEYGLDEARVLFSGRPAENIRLIALNNDSMAGTFAPRDQLFVDISVHRFDGDGIYLFTLDDQLYLKRLQLQHRKVAVISDNKRYETWYLTLDEAASLQVVARVIMSQARDYQILG; this is translated from the coding sequence ATGGTTAAAAAAGAGAGTAACAGACAAGCTTTTACTGCCAGGCTGATTGCCGCGTGTGACAGCGCGGGAATTGTCGGACATGGACGGAACAAACAGGTTGCACAGGCACTGCAGGAAAGGGGATGCAGGATCTCAACACCGGGGGTCTGGAAATGGTTCAACGCGCAATCGATTCCAGATGACAGCAATTTACTGGCGCTCAGCCAGTTACTGGACGTGCGCGTAGAATGGCTGCAGTTTGGCATGGAAAAACCCGCTGCCACGATCGGCCAGCAGACGTTGATGGACCCACAACATCTGTTCCGCGTTGAAAGTCTGGATATTGGGCAGCGTAGCGCTCAGGGCATTGCTGCGCGTGATGATCTGGTCGAAACCATTCAGGCGATCGAGTATGGGCTGGATGAGGCGCGCGTGCTGTTTAGCGGTCGTCCGGCAGAGAACATCCGACTCATCGCGCTGAACAATGATTCCATGGCTGGTACCTTTGCGCCGCGCGATCAGCTGTTTGTGGATATCAGCGTGCACCGCTTTGACGGCGACGGGATTTACCTGTTCACGCTAGACGATCAACTTTATCTCAAACGTCTGCAGCTGCAGCACAGAAAGGTCGCGGTGATCTCTGACAACAAGCGCTATGAGACCTGGTACCTGACGCTGGATGAGGCGGCCTCATTGCAGGTGGTAGCGCGTGTCATCATGAGCCAGGCCCGCGATTATCAGATTTTAGGTTGA